A segment of the Oncorhynchus tshawytscha isolate Ot180627B linkage group LG06, Otsh_v2.0, whole genome shotgun sequence genome:
TAATCAAATGTTCACTAACTCCAGATTACACATgggaaaataaatgttaaaaaaactTTTGTAAAAAAAGAGTAATAAACACACAAAACAACGAGTACATTTGTTACTGAAATGACCCTCACAGCCACCATGACAAGTAATTtctataaacatttaaaaaataacttgggGGCGAGGGGGGTTGCAATATCAAATCCATACCGACACTTAAAATAAAATAGTTTAAATGGGGTCGCTAACAGATTTCAGTTGTGCTTCGCTTAAGAAAAACATGAGTTCAGGCCAGTTCTATTGGACATCAAACTTAGAATAAAATACATTCAATAAGGGAGTGTTTCCTAAATAAAAGTGTATGCAATTGATTaacatgtgttttttttgttagaGCAGATAGACATGTGCTTGAAGGAATTAGACTTGTGTATTAATTTTGGCAGTTCAAGTTAAAATGCATTGTTAACAGAAGAACATTAATGTTACAGATACATTTGATCAAGGCAGTTTAATTACATCAACTACAGTTAATGACATAGGACCAGAGAAGAGGGGGTGGCATTTCGCCAAACAGACAGTGTTACATTTGTAAAATATATTAGGAAAAGTTATTATTTGTCTTTACTGAAATGCTTAACTTCCCTCATAGTTCATGTTGTCTCCATGCTCGTCAAGCATGTGGAACAAGTTATCACCGTCCACTGCTGTATCCTGGGAAGAACTGGTTGAGAATGGCTTGGAGGGGATTGTTGACAGTCATTGGGTTGTTTTTCCCCAGATCGTGCCTACATGCCGGGCATGAGTACACCTCTGCCTTGAAAGACCGCTGAAGGCATTCCTATAAAAAGGAAAAGTGCAACTTTCAATCTTTTGTCTACTTTTCTTGCTCTCAAAATGGACAAAGGCAAAATGTCAAAGCTAGCAAAGAAGATAAACTTACCCTGCAGACATTGTGTTGGCACTCAGTGGTGATAGGTTGAAAGACCACTTCCTGGCAGCATATACATGAGAAGACTTCCTCAACTTTGTTCAGGAATTTCTGGGAAAGCAAAAGTAAACTGTTAAGTACCTAGTATCCAAACCCATGGTGAGGAGAATGACATGGAAAAGCAGAAGCTGCAAAACCAAGTCATGTTACACATTCTAATGCTTTCTATCAGCCCTTCAATGGACATAGCATAAAGACAATGCTCAGTCCACCACCAGTGATGACAATCAAAAGATAAAGCATTAACATCAATGCTTGCCTGGTTTTAAAGCTTCAGATGTTCATATCAAGAGTCATTGGCTTTGCATTAGTCTCATTGAGAAAGGATGACATTTTATCTGGATAAGGGTAAATAAATTAATCCCAATGGTGTGAAATCTGACGTACCGGGCCAAGGGCCAGAGACTCCATGGCTTCACCCCACAGCTTCCTGTTGGACTCGTCACCCTTGACCCAAGCCTTCTGTTCTTTGGTCAGTTTATAAGCCTCAACTTTCATCTTCTTGGGAGTTCCCTTGGTTGGTGACAACTTCTCTTCAGCTACAAAAGAGGTTAGGCCAGGTAGCATAAGGATACAGAAGGTTGGGAGAAAAAGATGGACACCCATTTAGAACTTACTCCAGGGTCAATACCACTCGTGATTGTAAAAGTGAGAAGTGTTCATTAACCATTTGCACCTGTATTCTGTTGGAAATTTGAATGCTACCAATTTATTTTGTGTGGCTATAGCTAATTCTGCAGCTACTTTGACAAAGTACCCACCATTAGACTGAGACTTTCTCTTCCGCTTTCCTTTGGTGGGTGTTTCAGTCACCTCATTTTCCTTCTTgttttccttctccttctccttggcAGTCTGGGCCTCCAGATAGCCCTCAGGATACTACAAAATATCAAAAGGATGTAGACTCATCAAAACAAGTTATAGAAAGGCATAGTGGCCCGAGCTGCAGTTAAAAGGATAATCTGTGCGTCTACCTGCATTGTGAGTCCCAGTTTCTTGATGCGTTCCTTGCCATCCCTGGTCCATGGCGCTGGCTCGTCGTCGTTTCGTTTGAGCAGGTACCTCCAGACCAGGAAGCCGGACTTGCCTTTCTCTGGCCAGTATTTCACCACCTGGAAGAGATGAGTGAATTTGTTCAGTCAACATGGAACCACAGGACAAGACAAAGTATGCAGGCTTGTGAATTGCTACGGGTGTAACAATACACAGTATTTTCATTTTGAAATTCAACATCCTCATTTCACGCCTGGGCATTCCCACCTTGTAGATGCCGTCGTATCTGTTGCCGTCTTCAGGGCTGAACTTGCTATGCTTGCGGCCCTTGGAGCTGCGCACCACCCTGACCGGCTTGCCTGCCTTCCAGTCTTTGGCCTCGGCCCCGTCCTTCTCGTTCACCGACGCGTTGCAGTTCAGAGCCAGAGCTCTGGGTCATACAAGCAAATGAGGATTGGGTCATTCAAACGATAATCAAATTGTGGATGGCAGTGAATAATCCACtcaaaatacattacagacagttTAAACAGCAAATAAGATGTCCTACTTGAATAATACTGAATACAATAAAAGGTGAATTGTTAGAACAGGTCATGATTGTTAAAAACAGTCAACCTAAAGCTCGAGGCAAAGACATGCAAAGCCCAGGCTTCCACTAAATTCCAACCTCATTCAAACCACTATCACACAGAGCGTTAATAGTGGCATGGGGAAAGTTGTGCTGGTCTGATGAATACATGTAGGAGAAGAGGAAACATACAACACTTCACTGTAGCACAGATATGGAGACCAGGGGAGGTAGACCAGCACCAGTGGGTGTTTTCTGTGCAGAGACTTACCTGTTCATATTGGTGAGCTTCTGATCACACGACTGTTCGGCTGTCCTCTTGTTGCCAGACAGGTCTCGTCCTCCTGAGCCGGTGTAGGTGAACTCGTTGCCATTATCCTGGGAACCAATTGAAAACCAGAATTTGCACAGTGACTTCTAATGCTTAAGGTGTTCACAGCATTCCGTTACATCTAGTCACTTAATCTCCCATTTACTTTTTTAACTATGTACATTATGGGCACATGTAGTAAAGGAAAAATATGGAAGAGAGCCTATGTACCTGGTCGTCTTCATAACCCCCTGCCAGCACTAGGGAGTAAGATCCATCGTTGCTCCTCCCATGGATCCCAGCTACATGTGGCCTGTGGCAACCAGACTCACTCACCTGTACACAGTGCTTAATGTCAGAGAACAACCTACTAGGACCGACAGCCATCGCAACAAACCTTAAGGGGTTCATTCAATCAAATCCACATTCACCACCCACATGACTCCCTTTGACAGTTACTGCAGTTGTGACTTTCCTTTCCAGCCTGTTGCAAACAGAAGTGACTCACCTGGACCCTGAACTTCCAAATACTTCCAACGGGGACGCCAGGGACTGGGCCGTAGTGGTTTGAGGGCACGATGGTGCACTGCTTGCTGCGGCCGACACAAGCCATGCCCTGATAGGAGAAGAGGTCGTGTAAAAACACTTGTGTATACACAGTTTACTAAACTAACAACAAAAAGTTCAGAAGGGTAACTGGGTGTATGATGTCTCAGGACCCATCATTACACCTCTGCTATTTCACTAAGAGGTAGATCCACCCATCAACATTCCTCAATGTGCTTACCTTTCCCCAGTCTCGCTGGCTGGTTGAGCTAGCGGACGCCATCTTGGATTTCTTCTTGCTGTCCTTGAGTTTCTCTCCTGCTAGGACCACTTCACTGACATCGTTGCGGCACTCGGGACAATACCTAGATAAATAGAGGTTAGAGCAAGCAGGGAATAGGACATCAAAAATGCAGTATAAAGCCACTGCATGGCTCGTGTAGTGTTAATATGGGCATggagaatgttgttctggtctgCTGAATACATGTCGGAGAGAAGACAACTCCCCCAATGCAGAGGTTACAGACCACACTTCACTGTAGCACAGATATGGAGACCAAGGGGAGCAACACCAGCACCGGTGGGTGTTCTCTGTGCAGAGACTTTTTTCTTCCAAGTAATTTGGACAGTACAGCTCACAGTAGAAAGAAACTAATGATTAATACTAAATTCAAATTTGCCAAATAAACAGCCTGAAATCACATCAAACTCCATTTAGAAACATGCTTCAAGTGCCATCTGAATCAATGGCATGACTAAGACAGTCACAAAAGCAGCTCTAGAAGGGGGCACTGGCCAGACAGACTGCCAGCACAGACATCAGTACTGTAGTATACTTACCAGTCATCATCATCGGGGAGGCTGGTCAGTGGGGGGTTAAGGCAGTAGATGTGGAAGGCCATGTCACACTCGTCACACAGCAGCTGCTTGTCAGGGTCCTGCTTCACACCGCAAACGTGGCAGTTGCACCAGCGGCAGTTCTTTTTGAGGTCATCTTTGCAGTGTTTGCACTCGGGTCCGTTTGACCCTGGAGTAAAAACAGGAGCGAAGACAATGTCAGCCCGTTGACTTGTAAACGTCAAGATGAGTACTGTAAACCCTTCAGTAGgagatgcatgtgtgtgtgtgtgtgtactgggaaTATTTAAGAtgaataaagttcatatttaattAAAAATAATTCACAATGCTTAGCATATCCACACGCTTCCCCTTTCTGCAACACACAAGATTTCCAGTGTTCTGtttgtgacagtgatgtgtgttggggttgatggtcactagacttgatactgaatgttatggGTTGTTCTCATATCATCTGATAGTGATTGACGTCAGTTACTGAAGGCACAAGGACACACTGAATGTTATAGTATTGATGACATTATGAACAACGTGATTCTGTAGCAGCTTACAAAGTCACAGTATTGTTTTAACTTCATACAAGCCTCTCAGGCTGATGTTTAGAGAACATTTGATACCGTCTGATTAGACCAGGGCtcaccaaccctgttcctggagttaccctcctgtaggttgtaACTAACATGATTCAGCTTATAAACCAGGTAATTATTAGAAATCAGGTAGGCTTGATaatggttggagtgaaaacctacaggactgtagctctccaggaacagggttagagagccctgTATTAGACTAAAGGGCCTGTCTCTAAGAGGCCAGTGAGATATTTTCTATGCTATTGAAGGAATTTCCCTAAATTCTAGTATTAAACTGGGTTCATCTTTGATTGAAATTATCAAATGCTCTCCTTTTTCGTTTGCCTGGCAATTCCAGTTACAACCAGTGTTTTGGATGAATCTGCACAAGCAAACTAAATATGCTCAGTCAgcactttgtaaaaaaaaaactaagaaCATATTGATTTGTGCAGCCATCATAACTAAAAATGAATCTCGTGCTGGATAGCGAAGCATGTCAAGATTAATCCCAGTCTCTATGGTAACAATAGTATGTGTATGCATCTGCCTCCAACATTGAACTATAACCTAATTTCAGCCTGCAGAACATTTGCAACTCTGCATGTGATTTACATGTATCCTAATCCTTCATGAAAATCAGGCTGATAAATGCACGGACCCTACACGAGAACAGACTAAACACGTAGGCCATTTGTGACAAAATAGAATACTGCGCTATCACTGCATCTGTGTATTGAGTGCAGGTCAATTATTTACACCAGTGTATAAAATGTGTTGATACTTCAATTTACAaacggatgctggcactaagactgcactcaacaagctgtataaggccataagcaaacaaaaaTAAATTACCGCCCAGacgcggtgctcctagtggccggggactttaatgcaggcaaacttcaACCCTTTTTACCCCATTGCTACccgcatgtcacatgtgcaaccagggaaaagaaaatcctagaccacctttactccaaacacagacgcatacaaagctctccatcacgcaaatctgaccataattctatcctcccgatTTGTGCTTAAAAGCAataattaaagcaggaagtaccagtgactcgctcaatacggaaacAGTCAGCTGATGCGGATGCTACACTTTAGGAACGTTTTGCTAGCACATACTGGAATATGTTACGAGATTCATCCAATGGCTTTGGATGCcccctcagtcaccggcttcatcaatgagtacgtcgacgacgtcgtccccagtgaccgtacgtacatattccaaccagaagccatggattacagggaacatccgcaccgagctaaaagGTTAGAGccgccgctttcaaggagcgggacactaatccggaactagatgaaccatcaaacaggcaaagtgtcaatacaggactaagattgaattccccttacactggctctgacgcttgttggatgtggcaaggcttgcaaactattatagattacaaagagaaacccagccacgagctgcccattgacacgagcctaccagacgagctaaatgccttttatgcttgtttgaggcaagcaacactgaagcatacatgagcaccagctgttccggacgactgtgtgataacgctctcggtagccgatgtgagtaagacttttaaaacGGGTCAACATTCAAAGCCACAGGGCCAGATGCATTACCAGGACATGttctcaaagcatgcgtggactaACTGGCAAGCATCttcgctgacattttcaacctctccctgtccgagtctaataccaacatgtttcaagcgccccgtagcactcacgtcagtagccatgaagtgctttgaaaggctggtcatggctcacaacaccatcattacagaAACCCGAGATccacataccaccccaacagatgacacaatcttcctttcccacctggacaaatggaatacctatgtgagaatgctgttcattgactacagttcagcattcaacaccacagtgcccacaaagctcatgactaagctaaggaccctgggactaaacacctccctctgcaactggatcctggacttcctgacaggcctcccccaggtggtaagggtacgCAGCAACACattcgccacgctgatcctcaacacaggggcgtGTAtttaatcc
Coding sequences within it:
- the uhrf1 gene encoding E3 ubiquitin-protein ligase UHRF1; the protein is MWIQVRTMDGKETHRIDSLSKLTKVDELRLKILELFKVDPEKQRLFYRGKQMEDGHTIFDYNVGLNDIVQLLVRQAAPPAAVLKSKDKEAELSDSDSGCSSAQSESDKSSTHGEAEVQAAGTSTQTDLPDLVDPGFGCYKINEFVDARDLNMGAWFEAQIVNVTKTSGEEGSDTKPSEEEVIHYHVKYEDYPENGVVLLHSKDVRPRARTVYQWHQLEVGMVVMVNFNPDEPKERGYWYDAQIQRKRETRTLHEIYTKILLGDAGDSLNDCRIMFLTEIYKIEEPGALDESGVGSDSPLKRSNGPECKHCKDDLKKNCRWCNCHVCGVKQDPDKQLLCDECDMAFHIYCLNPPLTSLPDDDDWYCPECRNDVSEVVLAGEKLKDSKKKSKMASASSTSQRDWGKGMACVGRSKQCTIVPSNHYGPVPGVPVGSIWKFRVQVSESGCHRPHVAGIHGRSNDGSYSLVLAGGYEDDQDNGNEFTYTGSGGRDLSGNKRTAEQSCDQKLTNMNRALALNCNASVNEKDGAEAKDWKAGKPVRVVRSSKGRKHSKFSPEDGNRYDGIYKVVKYWPEKGKSGFLVWRYLLKRNDDEPAPWTRDGKERIKKLGLTMQYPEGYLEAQTAKEKEKENKKENEVTETPTKGKRKRKSQSNAEEKLSPTKGTPKKMKVEAYKLTKEQKAWVKGDESNRKLWGEAMESLALGPKFLNKVEEVFSCICCQEVVFQPITTECQHNVCRECLQRSFKAEVYSCPACRHDLGKNNPMTVNNPLQAILNQFFPGYSSGR